Proteins co-encoded in one Papaver somniferum cultivar HN1 chromosome 5, ASM357369v1, whole genome shotgun sequence genomic window:
- the LOC113282271 gene encoding probable serine/threonine protein kinase IREH1, whose amino-acid sequence MVFKNRFFSSKKSASDSAKSDGSNSPRTSGSDSPVRSDKKKVKSTKDEAQIGGGVSNFGCKQASSIKDGIQQLHQQVQNQEKKKEVKGKEVPISPIPPKLRTSNSSKGQDTSTGVSPILASSLGLNRIKTRSGPLLQENFFGFRGDKPSNLSRLAVDGCSSSSGKINGKKKELNSLGKMGENATPAAASGGSWVDNGSNCDSMSTGSAQSRDQSPNVQVRTRLNNAESSAETGKFNSSWGHSGCLRSDVCTPEPIFDCDTPKESESPRFQALLRVTSAPRRRAPSDIKSFSHELNSKGVRPFPLWKPRGLNNLEEVLVVIRAKFDKAKEEVDSDLAVLAGDLVGNLEKNSDNYPDWQETIEDLLVLARRCAMMSPGEFWLQCEGIVQDLDDRRQELPMGTLKKLHTRMLFILTRCTRLLQFHKESGLAEDAHGFGLRQSRVMHSADKRVASGPLRDEKTVAAPKGPKATSQRKFFSQEQRGFGWKNPVQPADILPPTTVVESTKDLDSPVDGRNRMASWKKLPSPVVKGPKEALPVHEQYDSNVDSPETLSRTGSLDADLVSVKPLPELPPAKEVVHTSVASKHQHKVSWGYPGSQPSLYDENTIICRICEEDVPTSHVEEHSRICTIADRCDQKGLSVNERLIRIADTLDKMIESFSSQKDLQNTVESPDVAKNSSVTEESDILSPKLSDWSRRGSEDMLDCLPETDNSVLMDDLKGLPSMSCKTRFGLKSDQGMTTSSAGSMTPRSPLLTPRTSPIDLFLTGKGTYPEHEDIPQMNELADIARCVANTSMHDDRSVSYLVTCLEDLRVVVDRRKLDAYTVETFGTRIEKLIREKYLQLCELVDDEKVDFSSTTIDEDGPMEDDVVRSLRTSPVHSSKDRTSIDDFEIIKPISRGAFGRVFLAKKRTTGDLFAIKVLKKADMIRKNAVESILAERDILISVRNPFVVRFFYSFTCRENLYLVMEYLNGGDLYSLLRNLGCLDEDVARVYIAEVVLALEYLHSLRVVHRDLKPDNLLIAHDGHIKLTDFGLSKVGLINSTDDLSGPVVSGTSILEEDDPQHSGSDPSEPMHHQQRREKRSAVGTPDYLAPEILLGTGHGTTADWWSVGVILFELIIGIPPFNAEHPQIIFDNILNRNIPWPGVPEEMSFEAQDLIDRLLTEDPNQRLGANGASEVKQHVFFKDINWDTLARQKAAFVPASDSALDTSYFTSRFSWNTSDERVYAPSEFEYSSDSGSTSGSSTCSNRQDELGDECGGLAEFDSGQSFKYSFSNFSFKNLSQLASINYDLTKGFKDETPGNPDARY is encoded by the exons ATGGTATTCAAGAATAGATTCTTCTCATCGAAGAAATCAGCATCAGATTCAGCTAAATCAGATGGATCAAACAGTCCAAGAACAAGTGGTTCGGATTCACCAGTCAGATCGGATAAGAAGAAAGTGAAATCTACTAAAGACGAGGCTCAGATCGGTGGTGGAGTTAGTAATTTTGGTTGTAAACAAGCTTCATCAATCAAAGATGGGATTCAACAATTACATCAGCAAGTACAGaatcaagagaagaagaaagaagtgaaAGGTAAAGAAGTTCCAATTTCACCAATACCACCTAAATTGCGTACTAGTAATAGTAGTAAAGGGCAAGATACTTCAACTGGAGTGTCACCAATACTTGCATCTTCACTGGGATTAAATCGGATTAAAACAAGATCAGGACCATTATTACAAGAGAATTTCTTTGGTTTTCGTGGTGATAAGCCTAGTAATCTATCCAGACTTGCTGTTGATGGATGTTCTTCTTCGTCGGGGAAAATTAATGggaagaaaaaggaattgaataGTTTGGGTAAAATGGGGGAAAATGCTACTCCTGCTGCTGCTTCTGGAGGAAGTTGGGTGGATAATGGGAGTAATTGTGATAGTATGTCTACTGGGAGCGCACAGTCTAGAGATCAAAGTCCTAATGTTCAGGTCCGGACTCGTTTAAACAATGCAGAATCTTCAGCTGAAACCG GAAAATTTAATTCTTCATGGGGCCATTCTGGATGCTTAAGATCAGATGTTTGTACTCCAGAG CCTATTTTTGATTGTGATACTCCAAAGGAGTCGGAATCTCCTCGTTTTCAAGCTCTTCTTCGAGTCACAAGTGCTCCTAGGAGGAGGGCCCCTTCCGATATTAAAAGTTTTTCCCATGAGTTGAACTCAAAAGGTGTACGACCATTTCCGTTGTGGAAGCCTAGAGGTTTGAATAACTTGGAG GAGGTTTTGGTTGTCATTCGAGCAAAGTTTGACAAGGCAAAGGAGGAAGTTGACTCAGATCTGGCAGTTCTTGCGGGAGATTTGGTTGGGAATTTGGAAAAGAACTCAGATAATTATCCTGACTggcaagaaacaattgaagattTATTGGTTTTGGCAAGGCGCTGTGCTATGATGTCACCTGGGGAGTTTTGGCTTCAGTGTGAAGGCATAGTTCAAGATTTGGATGATCGGCGTCAAGAGCTTCCTATGGGTACACTAAAGAAGCTTCATACCCGGATGCTTTTCATTCTCACAAGATGCACTCGTTTGTTGCAGTTCCACAAGGAAAGTGGTCTGGCTGAGGATGCTCATGGTTTTGGTCTCCGGCAGTCCAGGGTAATGCATTCGGCTGATAAACGAGTTGCATCAGGTCCATTAAGAGACGAGAAAACTGTTGCTGCTCCAAAGGGACCCAAGGCAACCTCCCAGAGGAAGTTTTTTAGTCAGGAGCAGCGTGGATTTGGTTGGAAAAATCCTGTACAGCCTGCAGATATACTTCCACCTACTACTGTTGTAGAATCTACAAAAGATCTCGATTCACCTGTTGATGGCAGGAACAGAATGGCTTCTTGGAAGAAACTCCCCTCTCCTGTTGTAAAAGGCCCGAAAGAAGCTTTACCAGTGCATGAACAGTACGATAGTAATGTGGATTCCCCAGAGACGCTGAGCAGGACAGGAAGTTTAGATGCAGATTTGGTTTCTGTCAAGCCTCTTCCTGAGCTTCCTCCTGCCAAAGAAGTAGTGCATACTTCAGTGGCATCGAAGCATCAACACAAGGTTTCTTGGGGTTACCCAGGAAGTCAACCAAGTCTCTATGATGAAAATACGATAATATGTCGCATTTGTGAAGAGGATGTACCAACATCTCACGTGGAAGAACATTCAAGAATCTGTACAATTGCTGATAGATGCGATCAGAAAGGGCTAAGTGTTAATGAGCGTCTTATCAGGATTGCTGACACTCTTGATAAAATGATAGAGTCCTTCTCATCACAGAAGGATCTACAGAATACAGTAGAAAGTCCTGATGTTGCAAAGAACTCAAGCGTTACTGAAGAGTCGGACATTCTATCTCCAAAACTAAGTGACTGGTCTAGGAGGGGCTCAGAAGACATGCTTGATTGTCTTCCTGAGACTGATAATTCAGTTTTAATGGATGACCTAAAGGGTCTGCCATCCATGTCATGTAAAACTCGTTTTGGCTTGAAGTCCGACCAAGGAATGACAACATCATCAGCTGGAAGTATGACACCTCGATCACCACTATTAACACCACGAACTAGTCCGATAGACTTGTTTTTGACAGGAAAGGGTACATATCCTGAACATGAAGACATTCCGCAG ATGAATGAACTTGCCGACATTGCCCGATGTGTAGCAAATACATCTATGCATGATGACCGGTCAGTTTCGTATTTGGTTACCTGTCTTGAAGACTTGCGGGTAGTCGTAGACCGTAGGAAGCTAGATGCTTACACGGTGGAGACATTTGGTACACGCATAGAAAAATTGATCAG GGAGAAATACTTGCAACTTTGTGAGCTTGTTGATGATGAAAAAGTTGATTTTTCAAGTACCACAATTGATGAAGATGGCCCAATGGAAGATGATGTTGTTCGCAGCTTGAGAACAAGTCCTGTTCACTCTTCTAAGGATCGTACCTCTATTGATGACTTTGAGATCATAAAACCAATAAGCCGTGGGGCATTTGGTCGAGTTTTCCTGGCAAAGAAAAGAACCACTGGTGATCTATTTGCTATTAAG GTTCTTAAAAAAGCTGACATGATTCGCAAGAATGCAGTTGAGAGCATTTTGGCTGAGCGTGATATTTTGATTTCAGTCCGGAATCCATTTGTG GTGCGGTTCTTCTATTCCTTTACATGTCGGGAAAACCTGTATCTTGTGATGGAATACTTGAATGGAGGGGATTTGTACTCGTTGCTTAGAAATTTAGGCTGCTTGGATGAAGATGTTGCTCGCGTGTACATTGCAGAAGTT GTGCTTGCATTGGAATATTTGCACTCCCTGCGTGTGGTTCACCGTGATTTGAAGCCTGATAATTTATTAATTGCACACGATGGTCATATCAAG CTGACCGACTTCGGGCTCTCAAAGGTTGGTCTTATCAACAGCACTGATGACTTGTCTGGTCCAGTTGTTAGTGGAACATCAATACTTGAAGAAGATGATCCTCAGCACTCTGGTTCTGACCCATCTGAGCCCATGCACCATCAACAAAGAAGGGAGAAGCGCTCTGCTGTTGGTACACCTGATTATTTGGCTCCCGAGATTTTGTTAGGAACAGGACATG GCACAACTGCTGATTGGTGGTCTGTCGGAGTCATTCTTTTTGAGCTAATAATTGGGATTCCTCCCTTCAACGCAGAGCATCCTCag ATAATTTTTGACAATATTCTTAACCGTAATATACCTTGGCCGGGGGTACCTGAAGAGATGAGCTTTGAAGCACAGGACTTGATTGATCG ATTATTGACAGAGGATCCTAATCAGAGATTAGGTGCCAATGGAGCGTCAGAG GTGAAGCAACATGTTTTCTTCAAGGATATCAACTGGGACACACTTGCCAGGCAGAAG GCAGCGTTTGTTCCTGCCTCTGACAGTGCTCTTGACACAAGCTACTTCACTAGCAGATTCTCTTGGAATACATCTGATGAACGTGTTTACGCACCTAGTGAATTTGAGTATTCGAGTGACAGTGGTAGCACAAGTGGAAGCAGCACTTGTAGCAATCGTCAAGATGAGCTG GGTGATGAATGTGGAGGTCTCGCCGAGTTTGATTCCGGCCAATCTTTCAAATACTCATTTAGTAATTTTTCGTTCAAG AATCTGTCTCAACTGGCTTCAATCAACTATGATCTAACTAAGGGGTTTAAAGATGAAACGCCGGGGAACCCAGATGCGCGATACTAG